One Gossypium raimondii isolate GPD5lz chromosome 3, ASM2569854v1, whole genome shotgun sequence genomic window carries:
- the LOC105796029 gene encoding uncharacterized protein LOC105796029, which translates to MKEHDIMRKRKSTHDHRSNSQAFDDEDEDLLRLSLSNDTRRTGARLSEEHSSIPPLSSLSVMPPQPSSSQQQAAVAAAVSLSMQTLLSQPIHPLTLSTSHILFNSGFMSPPAASFVYSQEPVLSVPGSSSQAVLSSSMLSQSLSQGPDLSVPAAAPHNLINSSLISQTLSPGSLSYPQEPVSTAVAAHVSVTSSSSPRPSRVRRNPTQNLREGKSETVEPPFPWATNHRATVYNINYLLSEKNISKITGIVQCKKCEKQYSMDFDLKEKFSEIGSFIAENKNSMHDRALLSWLNPVLPKCKYCNQENSAKPVIADKKKDINWLFLFLGQLLGCCTLEQLKYFCKHTKNHRTGAKDRVLYLTYLGLCKQLDPSGPFSR; encoded by the coding sequence ATGAAGGAACACGATATcatgaggaaaagaaaaagcactCATGATCATCGAAGCAACTCACAAGCTTTCGATGATGAAGATGAGGATTTGCTTAGACTATCATTGTCTAATGATACAAGGAGGACCGGAGCTAGATTGTCGGAAGAACATTCTAGTATTCCTCCACTCTCATCCTTGTCGGTGATGCCACCGCAACCATCATCATCTCAACAACAAGCAGCAGTCGCAGCCGCAGTTTCATTGTCCATGCAAACGCTGCTTTCTCAACCGATTCATCCTCTCACCTTATCAACTTCTCATATCCTTTTTAACTCTGGTTTTATGTCACCTCCGGCGGCTTCTTTTGTTTATTCCCAGGAACCTGTCTTGTCGGTGCCGGGGTCTTCCTCTCAGGCTGTTCTCAGCTCCTCTATGTTATCTCAATCTTTGTCTCAGGGTCCGGACTTATCGGTACCGGCGGCTGCCCCTCATAATCTTATCAACTCATCGTTAATATCCCAAACTTTGTCTCCTGGTTCCCTTTCTTACCCTCAAGAACCTGTCTCGACGGCGGTGGCGGCGCATGTTTCCGTCACTAGCAGCAGTTCTCCTCGACCTTCACGTGTTCGGAGGAACCCTACACAAAACCTACGAGAAGGTAAAAGCGAGACGGTGGAACCACCATTCCCATGGGCCACGAACCACCGAGCCACGGTCTATAACATTAACTATTTGTTATCCGAAAAAAACATATCCAAAATCACCGGTATTGTTCAATGCAAGAAATGCGAGAAACAGTACTCCATGGATTTCGATTTGAAAGAAAAGTTCAGTGAAATCGGGAGCTTTATAGCTGAAAACAAGAACTCCATGCACGACAGAGCCCTTCTTTCATGGTTGAACCCTGTCCTACCCAAATGCAAGTACTGCAACCAAGAAAACAGCGCTAAGCCGGTGATTGCCGACAAGAAAAAGGACATAAACTGgctgtttttgtttttgggaCAGCTGTTGGGATGCTGTACTTTGGAGCAGTTAAAGTATTTCTGCAAACATACCAAGAATCACCGTACTGGTGCTAAAGATCGGGTTCTTTATCTTACTTATCTTGGACTCTGCAAACAACTTGATCCTAGTGGCCCTTTTAGCCGATAA